One part of the Paramormyrops kingsleyae isolate MSU_618 chromosome 2, PKINGS_0.4, whole genome shotgun sequence genome encodes these proteins:
- the tmem116 gene encoding transmembrane protein 116 isoform X2, protein MADRAYAAVQWIQLIMAILSICGSGSIIVYTTFQNLTGTSEVRPLLFLCLADLLLALSWLVGALLFTQPHTSPCACQNLHTVEQIFYMSSFFYTLNYVWVLYRGLKEKYCRRLNGCPAQLPEGTFGRIMVILSCVVPVLLMIPVFAVSNSDQCFANFSQPYKCLLMHTEALYPASTSSEEPLPCRLIHIYTIAIFLAAFFFTFVGVVVLMGKARSLYCRCISSSGFCGSQQWATLRVLERRMLLYPSAFFFCWAPAIFLAAAILFSPRLLEGGVGVSLYILQAFTSASQGLLNCLVYGWTQRHFRALRRRGMHDVDTQTPLLRAQKKGYAALFPEVSNT, encoded by the exons ATGGCTGACAGG GCGTATGCGGCAGTACAATGGATACAGTTGATCATGGCGATACTAAG TATTTGTGGTTCTGGGTCCATCATTGTTTACACAACTTTCCAGAATCTAACTGGAACAAGTGAG GTCCGTCCgctgctcttcctctgcctggCGGATCTCTTGCTGGCTCTGAGCTGGCTCGTCGGGGCGCTGCTTTTCACACAGCCCCACACCAGTCCCTGTGCCTGCCAAAACCTGCACACTGTCGAACAG ATCTTCTACATGTCCTCCTTCTTCTACACCCTGAATTATGTGTGGGTGCTGTACAGGGGTCTGAAGGAGAAGTACTGCAGAAGGCTGAATGGCTGCCCCGCACAG TTGCCTGAAGGCACATTTGGCAGGATCATGGTTATCTTGTCATG CGTGGTCCCTGTGCTGCTGATGATACCAGTGTTTGCTGTGAGCAACTCTGACCAGTGCTTTGCCAACTTCAGTCAGCCTTACAA GTGCCTCCTAATGCACACAGAAGCACTGTACCCAGCCTCCACGAGCTCCGAGGAGCCCCTGCCTTGCCGTCTCATTCATATCTACACTATTGCCATCTTCCTGGCTGCCTTCTTCTTCACGTTTGTGGGCGTCGTG GTGCTCATGGGAAAGGCTCGCTCCCTCTACTGCCGCTGCATCAGCTCCAGTGGTTTCTGTGGCAGCCAGCAATGGGCCACGCTCCGCGTCCTTGAGCGACGCATGCTCCTGTACCCCTCGGCCTTCTTCTTCTGCTGGGCCCCAG CCATCTTCCTCGCCGCTGCCATCCTGTTCAGTCCCAGGCTGCTGGAAGGAGGTGTGGGCGTCTCTCTCTACATCCTACAG GCCTTCACCTCTGCCTCCCAGGGCCTGCTCAACTGCCTGGTGTACGGCTGGACGCAGCGGCACTTCCGGGCGCTGAGGAGGCGTGGCATGCACGACGTGGACACCCAGACGCCCCTGCTGCGCGCGCAGAAGAAGGGCTACGCCGCCCTGTTCCCTGAAGTTAGCAACACCTAA
- the LOC111850555 gene encoding acyl-CoA dehydrogenase family member 10 has translation MIYATGLVSLGCTVVCRSRLPWHLLAGCHRRYTATPRYKAVIFDMGGVLLPSPFHKATEWEQENGIPGGTIAQAIKTGGENNSWRKFMRGEMDAQLFVEAFSKECADLAGRPVSAASFVSALTSGPMAQTHPAMMEAIQCIRAEGLRTAVLSNNFFLSDGNSYLPLDRSLFDVIVESCLEAVCKPDPRIYHLCLERLGVLPQEAVFLDDIGSNAKAAAQLGLHAIKVMGPDSAIKELSAVLGFPLAGFVRGTRNVRKTMQLPMDQLTHYLQEVLHLPSTEPVTLRQFCHGQSNPTYLVTCGGQRVVLRKKPPGKLLPSAHAVEREFRVLKALGHAGVPVPEVIALCEDASVLGTPFYLMQYCPGRVFQDPSLPGLSPQERGEVYQAMTRVLCQIHSVDIEAAGLSDFGKPGEYVARQVHRWTKQYRASETRRIPAMERLMEWFPQHLPRLQRNAVVHGDFRLDNLVFDAEKPEVVSVLDWELSTLGDPLADLASSCMAHYLPPDFPVLRGISQCDLAEMGIPPAEEIFSQYARAMGLGSIDDWQLYMAFSFFRVAAILQGVYQRSLKGQASSASAGSVGQLAEQMADLAWDFATKEGFHIFNALPRGPQPGDGPSSQRRSFCTRVGSPQATPPHMSSAPRDPSRPQHCSGAAGLLVVSPEGLPPRVQELHRHLWQFVNERILPMEQHLRDHQLSPDGWSPHPLIEELKGLAKAQGLWNLFIPVEMDPEGHYGAGLTNMEYAYLAEIMGHSVYAPEVFNCSAPDTGNMEVLIRYGTQQQQEQWLHPLLDGTIRSCFAMTEPNVASSDATNIQASITEDKDSYILNGRKWWTSGALDPRCKLCIFMGKTDPSAARHRQQSMVLVPMDTPGVTVLRPLSVYGMQDPPGGHAELQFDNVRVPRSNILLGPGRGFEIAQGRLGPGRIHHCMRLVGHAERALALMKERVRTRVAFGRPLVEQGTILASIAQSRLEIEQARLLVLKAALLMDTVGNKVAAPEIAMIKAVCPSMALKVIDRAIQAFGAAGLSNDHPLALLYSWARALRLADGPDEVHQASVAKMELKRQY, from the exons ATGATATATGCGACTGGGTTAGTTTCCCTGGGGTGTACGGTGGTATGCAGGAGCCGCCTACCATGGCACCTTCTGGCAGGATGTCACAGGAGATATACAGCTACACCGCGATACAAAGCTGTCATTTTTGACATGGGTGGCGTCCTGTTGCCGTCACCTTTCCACAAGGCGACAG AGTGGGAGCAGGAAAATGGCATCCCAGGTGGGACAATCGCCCAGGCTATCAAAACCGGTGGCGAGAACAATTCCTGGAGGAAGTTCATGCGTGGAGAGATGGATGCACAGCTCTTTGTGGAAGCCTTCAGCAAGGAGTGTGCAGACTTG GCTGGCCGCCCTGTCTCTGCTGCCTCCTTCGTTTCTGCCCTGACCAGTGGGCCCATGGCTCAGACACACCCCGCCATGATGGAGGCCATTCAGTGCATCCGTGCCGAGGGCCTCAGGACTGCCGTCCTCAGCAACAACTTCTTCCTGTCAGACGGAAACTCGTACCTGCCGCTTGACCGCTCCCTGTTTGACGTG ATCGTGGAGTCATGTCTGGAGGCTGTGTGCAAGCCGGATCCCAGGATCTACCACCTGTGCCTCGAGAGACTTGGAGTCTTGCCACAGGAAGCGGTGTTTCTGGATGACATTGGATCCAATGCCAAGGCTGCCGCCCAGCTGGGTCTGCATGCAATCAAG GTCATGGGGCCTGACTCGGCAATAAAGGAGCTCAGTGCAGTGCTAGGCTTCCCACTGGCAGGCTTTGTGAGGGGGACCCGCAATGTGAGGAAGACCATGCAGTTGCCTATGGACCAGCTAACTCATTACCTCCAAGAAGTCCTCCACTTGCCTAGCACAG AGCCGGTGACCCTGCGCCAGTTCTGCCACGGGCAGTCCAACCCCACCTACCTGGTGACCTGTGGGGGGCAACGTGTGGTTCTCAGGAAGAAGCCGCCGGGGAAGCTGCTGCCCTCAGCTCATGCCGTGGAGAGGGAATTCAG GGTCCTAAAGGCCCTTGGGCACGCTGGCGTGCCTGTCCCTGAGGTCATCGCCCTCTGTGAGGACGCAAG TGTCCTTGGCACCCCCTTCTACCTGATGCAGTACTGCCCAGGAAGGGTGTTCCAGGACCCCTCCCTGCCAGGCCTGAGCCCGCAGGAGCGGGGGGAGGTGTACCAGGCTATGACACGCGTCCTCTGTCAGATCCACAGCGTGGACATTGAGGCTGCGGGGCTGTCCGACTTCGGCAAGCCAG gtGAGTACGTTGCACGGCAGGTGCACCGGTGGACGAAGCAGTACAGGGCCAGCGAGACGCGGCGTATCCCCGCCATGGAGCGGCTGATGGAGTGGTTCCCACAACACCTGCCGAGGCTGCAGAGGAATGCGGTGGTGCACGGGGATTTCAG ACTAGATAACCTGGTGTTTGACGCTGAGAAGCCGGAGGTGGTATCAGTCCTGGACTGGGAGCTGTCCACACTGGGGGACCCCCTCGCTGACCTGGCCTCCAGCTGCATGGCCCACTACCTCCCCCCAGACTTCCCTGTCCTCAgag GGATTAGCCAGTGTGACCTGGCTGAAATGGGCATCCCCCCAGCAGAGGAAATCTTCAGCCAGTACGCCAGGGCCATGGGACTGGGCAGCATAGATGACTGGCAGCTGTACATGGCCTTCTCCTTCTTCAGGGTGGCAGCCATCCTGCAGGGTGTCTACCAGCGCTCCCTGAAAG GACAGGCGAGCTCTGCCAGTGCTGGAAGTGTGGGTCAGCTGGCTGAGCAGATGGCAGATCTGGCCTGGGACTTTGCCACTAAGGAGGGCTTCCACATCTTCAACGCTCTGCCCCGGGGGCCCCAACCAGGGGATGGCCCCTCCTCTCAGAGGCGGAGTTTCTGTACCAGGGTGGGATCTCCacaggccacgccccctcataTGAGCTCCGCCCCTAGGGATCCCTCTCGGCCCCAGCATTGCTCAGGAGCCGCTGGTCTTTTAGTGGTCTCACCTGAGGGTCTGCCTCCGCGGGTCCAGGAGCTGCACCGTCACCTGTGGCAGTTTGTGAACGAACGAATCCTCCCCATGGAGCAGCACCTGAGAGACCACCAGCTGTCCCCTGATGGGtggagcccccaccccctcattGAGGAGCTGAAG GGACTGGCCAAGGCTCAGGGCCTCTGGAACCTTTTTATCCCTGTCGAGATGGACCCCGAGGGTCACTATGGGGCAGGACTGACAAACATGGAGTATGCCTACCTGGCCGAGATCATGGGGCACTCGGTATATGCTCCTGAG GTGTTTAACTGCTCTGCCCCAGACACCGGCAacatggaggtgctgattcGCTACGGGACCCAGCAGCAACAGGAGCAGTGgctgcaccccctgctggacggCACCATCCGCTCCTGCTTCGCCATGACAGAGCCCAAT GTGGCTTCTTCTGATGCAACCAATATCCAAGCCTCCATCACAGAGGACAAGGACTCCTACATTCTCAATGGACGCAAGTGGTGGACTTCAG GTGCCCTGGACCCTCGCTGCAAGCTGTGCATCTTCATGGGAAAGACGGACCCCTCGGCTGCCCGTCACCGACAGCAGTCCATGGTTCTTGTTCCCATGGACACCCCTGGGGTGACGGTGCTCCGACCCCTGTCTGTATATGGGATGCAGGACCCCCCTG GGGGCCACGCCGAGCTCCAGTTTGACAATGTTCGTGTGCCACGGAGCAACATACTCTTGGGTCCTGGCCGGGGATTTGAGATTGCCCAGGGTCGTTTGGGGCCAGGTCGTATTCACCACTGCATGCGACTGGTGGGACATGCCGAGAGGGCCCTGGCACTCATGAAGGAGCGG GTGAGAACACGTGTGGCTTTCGGCAGGCCTCTAGTGGAGCAGGGCACTATCCTGGCCAGTATAGCCCAGTCCCGCTTGGAGATTGAACAAGCCAGGCTCCTGGTGCTCAAGGCTGCTCTCCTCATGGACACAGTGGGGAACAAG GTGGCCGCCCCAGAGATCGCCATGATCAAAGCTGTGTGCCCCAGCATGGCCCTGAAGGTCATCGATCGGGCCATCCAG GCCTTTGGGGCTGCAGGCCTGAGTAACGACCACCCATTGGCGCTGTTGTACAGCTGGGCCCGAGCCCTACGCCTTGCGGACGGGCCAGACGAGGTCCATCAGGCTAGCGTGGCCAAGATGGAGCTAAAGCGGCAATACTGA
- the tmem116 gene encoding transmembrane protein 116 isoform X1, giving the protein MLMRTMQAPLSNDTLQNITLPVEDWTNAYAAVQWIQLIMAILSICGSGSIIVYTTFQNLTGTSEVRPLLFLCLADLLLALSWLVGALLFTQPHTSPCACQNLHTVEQIFYMSSFFYTLNYVWVLYRGLKEKYCRRLNGCPAQLPEGTFGRIMVILSCVVPVLLMIPVFAVSNSDQCFANFSQPYKCLLMHTEALYPASTSSEEPLPCRLIHIYTIAIFLAAFFFTFVGVVVLMGKARSLYCRCISSSGFCGSQQWATLRVLERRMLLYPSAFFFCWAPAIFLAAAILFSPRLLEGGVGVSLYILQAFTSASQGLLNCLVYGWTQRHFRALRRRGMHDVDTQTPLLRAQKKGYAALFPEVSNT; this is encoded by the exons ATGTTAATGCGAACCATGCAAGCACCTCTCTCCAACGACACACTGCAAAACATAACACTGCCGGTGGAGGACTGGACAAAC GCGTATGCGGCAGTACAATGGATACAGTTGATCATGGCGATACTAAG TATTTGTGGTTCTGGGTCCATCATTGTTTACACAACTTTCCAGAATCTAACTGGAACAAGTGAG GTCCGTCCgctgctcttcctctgcctggCGGATCTCTTGCTGGCTCTGAGCTGGCTCGTCGGGGCGCTGCTTTTCACACAGCCCCACACCAGTCCCTGTGCCTGCCAAAACCTGCACACTGTCGAACAG ATCTTCTACATGTCCTCCTTCTTCTACACCCTGAATTATGTGTGGGTGCTGTACAGGGGTCTGAAGGAGAAGTACTGCAGAAGGCTGAATGGCTGCCCCGCACAG TTGCCTGAAGGCACATTTGGCAGGATCATGGTTATCTTGTCATG CGTGGTCCCTGTGCTGCTGATGATACCAGTGTTTGCTGTGAGCAACTCTGACCAGTGCTTTGCCAACTTCAGTCAGCCTTACAA GTGCCTCCTAATGCACACAGAAGCACTGTACCCAGCCTCCACGAGCTCCGAGGAGCCCCTGCCTTGCCGTCTCATTCATATCTACACTATTGCCATCTTCCTGGCTGCCTTCTTCTTCACGTTTGTGGGCGTCGTG GTGCTCATGGGAAAGGCTCGCTCCCTCTACTGCCGCTGCATCAGCTCCAGTGGTTTCTGTGGCAGCCAGCAATGGGCCACGCTCCGCGTCCTTGAGCGACGCATGCTCCTGTACCCCTCGGCCTTCTTCTTCTGCTGGGCCCCAG CCATCTTCCTCGCCGCTGCCATCCTGTTCAGTCCCAGGCTGCTGGAAGGAGGTGTGGGCGTCTCTCTCTACATCCTACAG GCCTTCACCTCTGCCTCCCAGGGCCTGCTCAACTGCCTGGTGTACGGCTGGACGCAGCGGCACTTCCGGGCGCTGAGGAGGCGTGGCATGCACGACGTGGACACCCAGACGCCCCTGCTGCGCGCGCAGAAGAAGGGCTACGCCGCCCTGTTCCCTGAAGTTAGCAACACCTAA